GGACGCGGGCTCAAGCTGACCCCGAGCCCGGTCAAGCAGGCCGCGCTCGACGCCGGCATCGAGGTCGCCCAGCCGCGCAGCCTGCGGCTGGATGGCCGCTATCCCGAGGAAGCCGCCGAGGCCCGCGCCCTGCTCGAGCGCATCGCGCCCGACGTGATGGTGGTCGCGGCCTATGGCCTGATCCTGCCGCAATGGGTGCTGGACCTGCCGCGCCTGGGTTGCCTGAACATCCATGCCAGCCTGCTGCCGCGCTGGCGCGGCGCGGCGCCGATCCAGCGCGCCATCGAGGCAGGCGACGCGCGCACCGGCGTGACCATCATGCAGATGGACGCGGGCCTGGATACCGGCGACATGCTGCTGGAGCGGGTCGTGCCGATCGGCGCCGAGACCAATGCCGCGCAATTGCACGACGCGCTGGCGCTGGCCGGTGGCGAGGCGATCGTGGCGGCCCTGGCCGCGCTGGCCCAGGGCGGCTTGACGCCGACCCCGCAGCCCGAGGACGGCGTGACCTACGCCGCCAAGCTGGACAAGGCCGAGGCCGCGCTCGATTGCAGCCAGCCGGCGGAACTGCTGGCGCGCCGCGTGCGCGCCTTCAATCCGGTGCCGGGCGCCAGCATCCGCTTGCCCGGCCTGGCCGATCCCGTGAAGGTGTGGCGCGCCCAGGCCTTGCCGCAGCCCGCCGCGGCCGCGCCCGGCAGCGTGCTGCGCGCGGATGCCGAAGGCATCGACATCGCGACCGGCGAGGGCGTGCTGCGCCTGCTGGAGTTGCAGAAGGCCGGCGGCAAGCGCCAGCCGGTGGATGTGTTCGTGCGGGGTTGGCAGCCGGCCTGAGGCCGGTCTTCGCCATTGCCGCCAGGGGCCGGCCGCCGCGGGGCGGGCGGCCCGTTCTCAGGGGCGCTGGGCCAGCAGGTCCAGGTAGGCGCCGGACAACAGCTGGTCCGGCGCGATCCGCAGGCTGGCCAGCAGCTCATGGGCCTCGGCCATGCCGGCCTCGACGCTTTCGCCGTCGCGCAGCACCACTTCCAGCTCCAGGAAATCCCCCAGTCCCTCGACCCGATCCAGGTGGATGCGGGTGCGGCCGGCCATGAACAGCAGGCGCTGCTTGCGCACGCGGCCGATCACGCCATAGGCCAGCCCCAGCGCGTCGCGCAGGGTGTCGGGCGAGGCGGTCGGCGAAATGACGTAGAAGCTCTCCCTGGGACCGGTGTCGTCGGCGCGGCGGTAGAAGATCAGTTCGCCCTTGCCATCGGCGAATACGCGCAGCTTGAGCCGGCCGTCGGGGCAGGCGAAGAAGGTGTCGTCCTGCGCGATGGCGACGGGCGCCTTGCCGGACAGCGCCGCGGCCAGCGATTCGAGGGCCGCCAGGCTGGCGACCCTTGCCTTGATTTCGACGTTGCGGGCCATGGGCGTGTCCTTGTCGGGGCGCCGCGTCAGGCCAGCGCGGCGGGCAGTTCTGCGACCTGCATGAACAGTTCATCGGGGCCGCGGTCGCGCAGCGCGTCGACGTGGTTGTAGCCCCAGGCCACCGATCCCACGCGCACGCCGGCCTTGCGGGCCGCGTCGATGTCGCGCATCTCGTCGCCCACCAGCAGGAAGCGTTCCGGCGGGGTGCCGTGGCGCTGTAGCAGGCGGTCGATCTTGGCGGCCTTGCCGAACAGGTCGGTGCCGCATTCATAGTCGTCGAACAGCGCGGCGGTGTCCGGTCCGAGCACGCGCTGCACGTTCTCCAGCGAATTCGAGCTGACCACCGCCAGCCGCAGCCCGCCCGCCTTCAGGCGGGCCAGCGCGTCGGGGATGCCGTCGAACAGGTGCACGCCGGGATCGATCTCCTGCATCAAGGTGCGCACGTGCGCCATGATGGCGGGCAGTTTCCACAGCGGGATGCCCAGGAACTTCAGGATCTCGGAGGCGTCGCGATGGCGCAGTTGATCGCGCTCGGCGGCGTCGATCTTGCGAAAGCCGTACTTGTCGGCCACCGTGTTGAGGATGGAATTGAACCAGGGCATGGTGTCCGCCAGGGTTCCGTCGAAATCAAAAGCTGCGATGTCGTATTTCAAGAAAAAATCCGATGCCGATCTACATGGGGTGAAGCAGATACTGCACCACTGGCGCCAGGCCTTCAAGCGGCGGCGCGCCCGCGACGACGCGCTGGGCGTTGGTCCAGGGATAGTCCAGCGCCAGCAGCCAGCCGAATACCGCTTCGGCGTCGGCGGGCGGCAGCGTCACCATGGTCTCGATCGTAATGGTCAGGTGGGTGGCGCGGTACGGCTCCGGCTGGAAGGTCCAGGCATAGCGGCCGCAGCCCACGCGCACATTGCCCGTGGCCTTTTCGGTCATGCCGACGATCCAGTCACAGGAATAATCAGACAGACGCGCATCGGCCTCGGGCCGCGCCAGGTAGAAGGTGTAGACGTTGTCGTAGGTCTGGCCGAACTTGCGTACCAAGGTGTCGGTGATCGCGGCCAGGCCGTGGGACTCGGGCGGAAACGCGATGGCCTGCGTGCGCAGGGCCATCTTCAGCACCGCTTGCGGCGCGAAGGCGCGCGCCATGTAGTGCGGGCGGTTTTCGTCCTTGGCGTGGAAGTAATCGCGCAATACGGACTCGGTGCTGGCGGGAGACGACGAACCGGTGGTCATTGCGGGGCTTTCCTTGGGGGCGGGTTAGGGGGCGCGATGCTCGGGCTTGACCGGCTCGAACCACTTGGAAACGTTGGGCGGCTCGTAGATGGCGTAGCGGTCCAGCAGCGTCGCCGGGTCGCTTTCCACCACCAGCATGTCGCGGTGCTGGGGGCGCATGAAGGCTTCGTCGACGGCGTGGTCGACGAACTGCATCAGCGCGTCGTAGTAGCCGGCGATGTTCAGCAGGCCGCAGGGCTTCTGGTGCATGCTGAGCTGGGCCCAGGTCCAGACCTCGAAGAACTCCTCCAGCGTGCCGGCGCCGCCGGGCAGCGCGATGAAGCCGTCGGCCTTTTCCATCATCATGGCCTTGCGCTCGTGCATGTTCTGCACCAGGTGCAGCTCGGTCAGGCCGCGATGGGCCTGTTCCTTCTTCTGCAGCAGTTCCGGGATCACGCCGATCACGCGGCCGCCGCCGGCCAGCACCTCGTTGGCGATCACGCCCATGATGCCGACGACCGAGCCGCCGTAGACCAGGGCGAGGTCGCGCTTGACCAGCTCACGGGCCAGCACGCGGGCCTGTTCCAGGTATTCGGGGCGCGCGCCGGGATTGGAGCCGCAATACACGCAGATGTTCTTCAGGGTCATATGAAGCTACTTATTGCCGGGCCCGTTACAGATTGCGTCACGGGCCGTCCGGGAAGCCGATAGTTTACGAGAAGCGCCGGACGGGTTTTTTCGGGGAGCGTGAAGGCCGGATTCGGGGCCATGGGCAATGTTTGGACACAGCATCTTTTCGCATGGCCGGTAGACTGGGTTGTTCGGAACGACTGGAAGTCCAGCGTCGTATTGCCAACCCCACAAGGAGCTAACGATATGGAAAACACGACCCGTAACCACGACAAGGCGAGCCGCCCCTTCGACATGGATGTGAAGGCGATCCGCGCCAAGGCGCGCCAGGACATCGAGTCCGGCGCCGTCACCGACACCTACCGCGCCGACCGCAAGACCGTGCTCAAGCTGCTGAACGAAGCGCTGGCCACCGAGATCGTCTGTGTGCTGCGCTACAAGCGCCACTTCTTCATGGCCCGCGGCCTGAACGCCGAGCCGGTGGCGGCGGAATTCGCCGAGCACGCCACCCAGGAACAGGACCACGCCGACAAGCTGGCCGAACGCATCGTGCAGCTGGGCGGCGAGCCCAACCTGTCGCCCACGGGCCTGCTCGAGCGCAGCCACTCCGAGTACATCGAGGGCGCCACGCTCGAGGAAATGATCAAGGAAAACCTGATCGCCGAGCGCATCGCCATCGACAGCTACCGGCAGATGATCGACTACATCGGCGAGCAGGATTCGACCACGCGCCGCCTGCTGGAAGAAATCCTGGCGGTCGAGGAAGAGCACGCGGACGACATGTCGGATTTCCTGGCCAAGCACTGAGGGGTTGCCGGCTTCAGGCCCGGCGCGCGGCGGCCGCGTCGTGGCGGCGCGCCGCCGCGTCCAGCTGCGCGTGGTGCCTTTCGGCCCAGCGATCCAGCGCCACCAGCGCCACGTTCAGCGATTTCCCCAGGTCGGTCAGGTGATAGCGCACGTGCGGCGGCACGGTGCGCATGTCCTCGCGCCGCACCAGCCCGTGGCGCTCCAGGTCGCGCAGCGTCTGCGTCATCATCTTCTGTGAAATGCCGTCGAGCTTGCGCAGCAGTTCGTTGTTGCGCAGCGGGCCGCGCGCCAGCGCCGGCAGGACCAGCGGCACCCACTTGCCGGAGATCAGCTCGAGCGCGCGGCGCGACGGGCAGGCGGCGTCGAAGACGTCGCCGGAGGAAGCGGGAGAGACAGCCATGTCGGGCCCTTCATGGTTACCAAAAGGTGCGTACTTGTGCCTGGGTAACTATAGGCCCTAAGCTGGCCGCATTCCAATCTCGAAGGGAGGCCGCGATGGCCTGGTGGATCCTGTTGGCCGCGAGCGCGGTGGAAATCGTGATGGCGCTGGCGTTGAAGTACGCCGACGGCTGGACGCGCTTCTGGCCCAGCGCCATCGGCATCGCCGCGGCCCTGGGCAGCATCTTCCTGCTGACGCTGGCGATGCGGCATCTGCCTGCCGGCACCGCCTACGCGGTGTGGACCGGCATCGGTTCCGTGGGCATCACGGTGCTGGGGATCGCGCTGTTCGGGGATTCGCCGTCCGTCGCGCGGCTGGCGTGCATCGCGCTGATCGTGGGCGGCGTGGCGGGACTGAAACTGCTGGAAGCCTGAAGGCAGCCGGCGGCGGATGCCGCCGGCGTGCATGACGCTCAGACCGTCTCGGCCCAGAGGTCGTATTCGTCGGAATCGGTGACGCGCACGCGCACCATGTCACCGGCCTTGAGCGTGCGGTCCGAGCTGACGTAGACGCAACCGTCGATTTCCGGCGCGTCGCCGGCGCTGCGGCCCACGGCGCCGTCTTCGTCCACTTCGTCGATCAGCACGTCGATCTCGCGGCCGACCTTGCGCGCCAGGCGCGCGGTGGAAATCGACTGCTGCAGTTCCATGAAGCGTTCCCAGCGTTCCTGCTTGACCTCGTCCGGCACCGGGTTGTCGAGCAGGTTGGCGGGCGCGCCTTCCACCGGCGAATACTGGAAACAGCCGACGCGGTCGAGCTGGGCTTCCTGCATCCAGTCCAGCAGGTACTGGAAGTCTTCCTCGGTCTCGCCGGGGAAGCCGACGATGAAGGTCGAGCGGATGGTCAGGTCGGGGCAGATCTCGCGCCACTTCTTGATGCGCGCCAGCGTCTTGTCCTCGAACGCCGGACGCTTCATGGCCTTGAGGATGCGCGGGCTGGCGTGCTGGAACGGGATGTCCAGGTAGGGCAGGATCTTGCCCTCGGCCATCAGCGGAATCACTTCGTCCACGTGCGGGTACGGGTAGACGTAGTGCAGGCGCGTCCAGACGCCCATTTCGGACAAGGCCGTACAGAGCTCGGTCATGCGGGTGCGCACCGGGCGGCCGTTCCAGAAGCCGCTGCGGTACTTGACGTCGACGCCGTAGGCGCTGGTGTCCTGCGAGATCACCAGCAGTTCCTTGACGCCGGCCTTGACCAGGCGCTCGGCCTCGCTGAGCACGTCGCCCACCGGGCGGCTGACCAGGTCGCCGCGCATCGACGGGATGATGCAGAAGCTGCAACGGTGATTACAGCCTTCCGAGATCTTCAGGTAGGCGTAGTGGCGCGGGGTCAGCTTGACGCCCTGCGGCGGCACCAGGTCCAGGTAGGGGTTGTGGTCCTTCTTGGGCGGCGCGGCCTCGTGCACGGCGCGCACCACTTCCTCGTACTGCTGCGGGCCGGTCACGGCCAGCACGCTGGGGTGCACGTTGCGGATCACCGATTCCTCGACGCCCATGCAGCCGGTGACGATGACCTTGCCGTTCTCGGCCAGCGCCTCGCCGATGGCTTCCAGCGACTCGGCCTTGGCGCTGTCGATGAAACCACAGGTGTTGACCACCACGACGTCGGCGTCGTTGTACTCGGGCGTGACTTGGTAGCCTTCGGTGCGCAGTTGGGTCAGGATGCGTTCGGAGTCGACCAGGGCTTTGGGACAGCCCAGGCTGACAAAGCCGACTTTGGGGGAAGACATGGAATACCTCGGTGGGCGCGAGCCGGCGCCAATGATCAAATACTGCGCAATTTTAGCGCGGCAGGGCGGGGGGCCGTTATTTTAGCGGGTTGCCGGGGCGGCGACCCATTGATGTGTGTCCCCAATATCCGGGCGGACGGTGACGACCGTCAGGCGCCGCTGCGGCGGTACAGCGCCAGGGTGCCGGCCAGCCCGATCATGAGCGAGCCGCAGACCCGGTTCAGCCAGCGCAGGCCCGAGCCGCGGAAGGCGCGCACCAGCTGCGCGCCCAGGGTGGCGTAGGCCAGCATGGTCAGGATGTTCATCAGCGCCAGCACGGCGGCCACGGTGGCGTACTGAGGCAGCAGGGGCGCCTGGGTATTGATGAACTGCGGCAGGAAGGCCGACATGAACAGCAGCGCCTTCGGGTTGGTCAGCGCCACCACGAAGCTGCGCAGGCCCAGCTTGAGGCCCGCCGGCCGCGCGGCGCCGGGTTCGGCGGCCGGCAGCACCAGCGCGGCGTCCGAGCGCAGCATTTTCCAGCCCAGGTAGGCCAGATAGGCCGCGCCCGCCCACTTGATGACATGGAAGGCGACCTCGGAAGCGGCCAGCACCACGCCCAGGCCGAAGGCCACCGCGCCCACCAGGATGAAGTCGGCCAGCACCGCGCCGCCCATGCCCCAGCAGGCGGTGCGCACGCCGTGGCGCGAACCGTTGCTCATGGCGAGCAGCACGGTCGGGCCGGGCGTCACGATGGCGACGGCCGAGGCCAGGATGAACAGCAGCAGCGTGGCGGTGGACATGGCGGGCTCCGAGGCAAGCGGCCAGTGTGACGCGCCCGGCGCGGTTCGTCCAGCGCCCGCCGTGGGGCCGTCGGCGGGGGCGGCGGCCCGCGCCGGGCTACCATAGCGGTCTTGTCCTTTGATTTGCTGCCATGTCCACGCGTTCCGATACCCCCCATCTGGCTCCCCCGCTTTCCGCCGTCATGCTTTCCAGCGCACGCGTGGTGGAGGACGTCCTGGAAGGCCGTTCGTTGACCGACGCCCTGGCCGACGTCGACGGCGCCCTGCGTCCCGCGGCCCAGGCGGTGTCGTTCCACGCGATGCGCTACCTGGGCTGGGCCGACGCGGTCGGCCGCGAGCTGGTACAGCGCTATCCCAATGTGCTGTTCGAGTCGCTGCTGCTGGTGTCGCTGACGCTGCTCAAGGCCGAGGGCGAGGCCGCGGCCGCGCTGCCGGGCATGCCGGTCTACGCGCCCCACACCGTGGTGGACCAAGCCGTTACGGCCGCGTCCTCGAACCGCTCCCTGGCCTCGTTCAAGGGCCTGCTCAATGCCTGCCTGCGCCGTTTCCTGCGTGAGCGGGCGGCGCTGGAGACCGCCGTGGCAGACAGCCCCGAGGCCGAATGGAACCATCCGGGCTGGTGGGTCAAGCAATTGCGCGTGGCCTATCCGCAGCAATGGCAGGAGATCCTGCGGGCGGCCAACGTGCCGGCGCCGCTGACCCTGCGCGTCAACCGCCGCTGCGCCAGCCGCGAGCAGGTGTTGGCCGCGTTCCAGGACGCGGGCCTGGCCGCCGAGCCGGTGGGCCAGGCCGGCCTGGTGCTGGCCA
The window above is part of the Achromobacter deleyi genome. Proteins encoded here:
- the fmt gene encoding methionyl-tRNA formyltransferase, yielding MRLVFAGTPEFARIAFDALRAAGHDIPLVMTQPDRPAGRGLKLTPSPVKQAALDAGIEVAQPRSLRLDGRYPEEAAEARALLERIAPDVMVVAAYGLILPQWVLDLPRLGCLNIHASLLPRWRGAAPIQRAIEAGDARTGVTIMQMDAGLDTGDMLLERVVPIGAETNAAQLHDALALAGGEAIVAALAALAQGGLTPTPQPEDGVTYAAKLDKAEAALDCSQPAELLARRVRAFNPVPGASIRLPGLADPVKVWRAQALPQPAAAAPGSVLRADAEGIDIATGEGVLRLLELQKAGGKRQPVDVFVRGWQPA
- a CDS encoding class IV adenylate cyclase — translated: MARNVEIKARVASLAALESLAAALSGKAPVAIAQDDTFFACPDGRLKLRVFADGKGELIFYRRADDTGPRESFYVISPTASPDTLRDALGLAYGVIGRVRKQRLLFMAGRTRIHLDRVEGLGDFLELEVVLRDGESVEAGMAEAHELLASLRIAPDQLLSGAYLDLLAQRP
- a CDS encoding HAD hydrolase-like protein, which produces MKYDIAAFDFDGTLADTMPWFNSILNTVADKYGFRKIDAAERDQLRHRDASEILKFLGIPLWKLPAIMAHVRTLMQEIDPGVHLFDGIPDALARLKAGGLRLAVVSSNSLENVQRVLGPDTAALFDDYECGTDLFGKAAKIDRLLQRHGTPPERFLLVGDEMRDIDAARKAGVRVGSVAWGYNHVDALRDRGPDELFMQVAELPAALA
- a CDS encoding TIGR00730 family Rossman fold protein, giving the protein MTLKNICVYCGSNPGARPEYLEQARVLARELVKRDLALVYGGSVVGIMGVIANEVLAGGGRVIGVIPELLQKKEQAHRGLTELHLVQNMHERKAMMMEKADGFIALPGGAGTLEEFFEVWTWAQLSMHQKPCGLLNIAGYYDALMQFVDHAVDEAFMRPQHRDMLVVESDPATLLDRYAIYEPPNVSKWFEPVKPEHRAP
- a CDS encoding ferritin-like domain-containing protein produces the protein MENTTRNHDKASRPFDMDVKAIRAKARQDIESGAVTDTYRADRKTVLKLLNEALATEIVCVLRYKRHFFMARGLNAEPVAAEFAEHATQEQDHADKLAERIVQLGGEPNLSPTGLLERSHSEYIEGATLEEMIKENLIAERIAIDSYRQMIDYIGEQDSTTRRLLEEILAVEEEHADDMSDFLAKH
- a CDS encoding winged helix-turn-helix transcriptional regulator, giving the protein MAVSPASSGDVFDAACPSRRALELISGKWVPLVLPALARGPLRNNELLRKLDGISQKMMTQTLRDLERHGLVRREDMRTVPPHVRYHLTDLGKSLNVALVALDRWAERHHAQLDAAARRHDAAAARRA
- a CDS encoding DMT family transporter, producing the protein MAWWILLAASAVEIVMALALKYADGWTRFWPSAIGIAAALGSIFLLTLAMRHLPAGTAYAVWTGIGSVGITVLGIALFGDSPSVARLACIALIVGGVAGLKLLEA
- the rimO gene encoding 30S ribosomal protein S12 methylthiotransferase RimO, which translates into the protein MSSPKVGFVSLGCPKALVDSERILTQLRTEGYQVTPEYNDADVVVVNTCGFIDSAKAESLEAIGEALAENGKVIVTGCMGVEESVIRNVHPSVLAVTGPQQYEEVVRAVHEAAPPKKDHNPYLDLVPPQGVKLTPRHYAYLKISEGCNHRCSFCIIPSMRGDLVSRPVGDVLSEAERLVKAGVKELLVISQDTSAYGVDVKYRSGFWNGRPVRTRMTELCTALSEMGVWTRLHYVYPYPHVDEVIPLMAEGKILPYLDIPFQHASPRILKAMKRPAFEDKTLARIKKWREICPDLTIRSTFIVGFPGETEEDFQYLLDWMQEAQLDRVGCFQYSPVEGAPANLLDNPVPDEVKQERWERFMELQQSISTARLARKVGREIDVLIDEVDEDGAVGRSAGDAPEIDGCVYVSSDRTLKAGDMVRVRVTDSDEYDLWAETV
- a CDS encoding LysE family translocator, whose translation is MSTATLLLFILASAVAIVTPGPTVLLAMSNGSRHGVRTACWGMGGAVLADFILVGAVAFGLGVVLAASEVAFHVIKWAGAAYLAYLGWKMLRSDAALVLPAAEPGAARPAGLKLGLRSFVVALTNPKALLFMSAFLPQFINTQAPLLPQYATVAAVLALMNILTMLAYATLGAQLVRAFRGSGLRWLNRVCGSLMIGLAGTLALYRRSGA
- the rsmB gene encoding 16S rRNA (cytosine(967)-C(5))-methyltransferase RsmB is translated as MSTRSDTPHLAPPLSAVMLSSARVVEDVLEGRSLTDALADVDGALRPAAQAVSFHAMRYLGWADAVGRELVQRYPNVLFESLLLVSLTLLKAEGEAAAALPGMPVYAPHTVVDQAVTAASSNRSLASFKGLLNACLRRFLRERAALETAVADSPEAEWNHPGWWVKQLRVAYPQQWQEILRAANVPAPLTLRVNRRCASREQVLAAFQDAGLAAEPVGQAGLVLATPRPVTQLPGFAEGWWSVQDAGAQLAAELLAPKDGMRVLDACAAPGGKTAHLLELADIDLLALDADADRLVRVGQNLDRLGLAGEHVRLQAADAADLDAWWDGKPFDAVLADVPCTASGIVRRHPDIRWLRRENDVRRTATLQARILDALWRTVAPGGRLLYVTCSIFPIEGTRQALEFLQRHPEAQRLDAPGQLLPVAVDATPAAQRDGFFYALFAKQS